A segment of the Melospiza melodia melodia isolate bMelMel2 chromosome 24, bMelMel2.pri, whole genome shotgun sequence genome:
CAGCTTTACCACAGCACAGCAGCAAACACAACCTGAGAAATGCCCGTGGGCTCCTGGTGTGGCTGGAGTGCAGGCAGGAGCTGcgggcaggctgcaggagctcggGCTCGCAGCAGCGCTCgggcaggcacaccagggaaagaaAGTGCTGCAGGATGTCCTCAGCCACGGCCCTGCTGAGGATCTCAGTGCTCACCACTCCCACAGAGCCCAAGGCACACCATccaagcaccagcagctccagtgcaGGCTGGGGAAGGCACAGCACGGCGTTAGAGAAGGGCAGAGGGGGCTTTGGCAAGAGCTGGCCCAGAAGCAGCCGCAGGGGAAGGCGGGGGAAGgcagagctgggcctggctgtgctgcagcagcgaGATGGCTCAGGGGAAAGCAGCCAGCAGGGCTGAAAGGCACTGGAGACAGGACGGGCCAGGGCACAGTCACAGGGGCAGAGCCTCGCCAGGGCCGGGGCATAAACTGCAGCCCACCACCAACGCAGCACAGCAAAAGCAGAGGCTTGTACGTGCCAGGGCTGCCCGCACACCCAACCTCCTGCAGCTGCATTGCTCACCAGCAGCTGCAAATCATGGTGTGCCAAATCACCCACCAAATCACACACTGGACCCTCCAGTGAGGATCTCAGCTCTGGGACCAGGCAGAAGCCCCTCCTGCACCCCATGGAAAGGCCCAGTCACCTTCAAACAAAGCAGCCACCACCCTCCCACCCTGCGTTAGGAATTGCACCGTTCAGCCGTCCCGCGGGAGCCAGCCGGGCTCAGTACACCGGGGGAGGCTGGTAGCCCTCCGGGGCCTCTGCCGTGTGCGTGAAGGGCGGCTGCTGGTAGCTCTCGTGGCTGATGTTGGGATAGCTGGAGTACGGAGCCGGAACCCCCGGGCTGGGGTCGGCGTAGCTTTGAGCAAAGTCCTCCACCCCCATTTTGTACCTCTTGTAAGCGAAGGTGAGCAGGAGCGCCTGCAGAGAGAAGGGGAGCAGCATCAAGGCCGTTCCAGGCTGTGAGTGCAGGGGGCCCCTCTGCTCTCCCCCCAGGTGGGGCAGAGGGGTTCACTCACCCaggagaagatggagaagaagCTGAAGGTGATGGCAGCGCGGGCAGAGTCTGCTCCAAGGAACACATCCTCGGCCCGTGTCCAGGACCACTGGTTGGTCAAGAAACAGAAGCCGATGAACCACAGGAAGGTCCAGAGACCTGTGGGGGGAAGTGGCATGAGGGGCCAGGGCcggtcctgctgctcctgggcagccccgggcccagaccctgctccaccGTGCAGGCTGGCGCAGGCACCCGGCCAGGGGCAGCCGCTCCTCGGGGCactcagtggcagcagcagcaccagcattaGCAGCAgtaccaccagcagcagcagcagcaccagcagcagcaccactagcagcagcaccagcaccagcagctgtaCCAGCATTAGCAGCAgtaccagcagcagcaccagcagcataagcagccccagcaacagcagcagcagcagcagcagcagcagcgcgtgGCCCGCGGGCAGCACGCCAGACGGCAGCGACTCGGGAGCGGCTCCCTGGGCCAGGCACCGGCAGCCACGTCACGGGACAAGGCGGCCATTGTGGCACAGCCCGGCCCGCGCTGCCCCCGGTACCTGAGAAGCCGAGGTCGGCCAGGACCAGGTACTTGCGGTCCGTAGCGTTGCTGATCTGGGGGAAATAGACGTCCACCATGAAGAAGAAGATGCAGGCGAGGAAGGCGAGGACGCCGATGCCGATGCCGTAGCGACAGGCGTCTTCGTTGTGGTTGAAGATGCAGTAGAGCTGCGGGTCCTCGGACAGGTTCGTGTAGCCGTCCCCGACCAGGCAGGCGAACACGATCAGGGCGAAGACCTGCGGGGCGGAGCCGGTGTCCGGTGGGCGGCACCGAGACCGGGGGAGCCCTTTGGGGGCTGCCGGGCCCGTTGGGCGAGGGGCGCCGGCCTGCGGCGGGGctctcccgtcccgtcccgtcccgtccgtcCTGACTCACCGCGCTGACGATCCGCGCCACCACCTGCGGCTGCTGCACGAAGCGCACCAGGTCGAAGGCACCGCCGGCCTTGGCCGCCCCGTAGGCGCCTCCGCCGCCCTCCATGGCGTTCGGCCGCGGCTGCTGCGCGGCACCGCCCCGGGAGGGCCGGTCCAGGCGGCCCGGGacgccggggcggggcggccgggCTGGCTCCGGCGGAACAGGGGCTCCCCCGCCCGGGCGCTCAGCGCCGCGCCCGTCCCGCACCCTGTCCCGGTGCCCTCCTTCCGCCCCGGTGAACGGGGGACGGGAGCGCCGGCCCGACCCTCGGCCGCCGCCGGGCCCCGGTGAGCACAGCCGAGGGGAAACGGGGGCTTCGGGGggctcccgccgcccccgcccggtACCGGGAGGCGGCAAGaaggacgggacgggacggacaGGGCTCGGCAGCCCCCGTTCCCCGCAGGTCCGCACCCCCGGCCCGGGCGGCGGGAGCGCCGGGGGGCGTCCCGTCGGTGCCCGCTACCGGGGCGAGCGGCCACCGGCGCCGAGCAGCCTTAGCCCGCCCCGCGGCGGAGAGGGAGAGTAGGAGAGGAGGGAGACGGCACCGGGCGGGGAGCACGGTGGGGGCACGGGGGGATCTTTGTTCCGACGGGACCTCTCAGGGCCGGTCCTGGCCCGTCCCGAGCCGAGCTCCGGGACTGGTGCTCGGGACTTCGTGCCCGAGCCGAAGGGTCCCGGACGGCGGGCGGAACCTCTCGGCCGCGGAACCGCCCCATCCGCCCTCTCTTCCTTCCTGAGACCGGGTTGGAGCCGGGGTTAGTCCCGGCTTAGCCCCGCGGACTCCGCGCTCCGGCTGCCCCCGGCCCGCACGCcgcggctccggctccggctccgtCCCGCAGCGCCGGGGAGCGGCGGGAACCGGGGAGCGGCGGGAACCGGGGAGCCGCGGTAAGCGGGGCTGCTCACCCCGGCAGGGCCCGGGCTGGACGGACCCGCCCGGCCTCGCAGGATGTCCCAGCCGCCCTCCATCACCCTGCACGTCCCCGAGGGCTCCGAGAGCCATGGGTGAGTGTGACCTCCCcgctgccctgccgtgcccaggTACGATGGGCTACGACCCCGCGCCCTGCAGGCTCCAGGTGTCCgtgccaccgtgtccctgtgTTCCTTCAGCCAGGAGCCCAGTCCGGACAACGAGAGAGCCCTGCACACCTCGTTCCACCAGCTcatcctggagcagagcagcttgATCgaggcaggtctggagctggagatgcaggagaggaccagaggtaaagcactgcagcctcagccagggcaggctggggacagtgtgtGTGTCCAGGGCTCTCCCTCTGCTTGGGCCAGCTGTGCCAAAATGCTGGGGCCAAAGCATTCACGGGAGCCTGCTAATGCcttggcagagcagagcagggcagtccAGGGGAGATCTTGGGGACACAGAAAGCGTCCCTGGAGAAAGGGGTGCTCTGGGAGGAGCACACACCTAGCCTgtgtgctggagcagagcagcagggatgcagggatgagcCATGGCCTCTCTGCATCCTGCCTTCTCCCTCCCAGAGTCCCCAGCTTACCTGGCTGTTCCAGAcgcctgtgccatggcctggccAGAGCCCAGGCAAGATGAGGAGCACCCCAGCCACTCCTCTGCCTCCCTGCAGATCTTGGCCAGCATGCCCAGCCGCACCATCGGTAGGTGCCACCCGCAtccccccttccccagctccagagcccttggagctctgccCAAGCCCTGCTGTGGCCCGCAGGACGCAGCCTCGGGGCCATCATCTCGCAGTACTGCAACCGCACGGCGCGGCTGCGGCGCCGGAGCGTCCGCCcgcccctgcagcagctctgccgcACGGCGCGGCCCAGCCTGCGCCACTACGACCTGGAGAGCGACCCCAGCAGGGCCACGCTGCAAGGTGAGGGTGCCCGGACCGCGAAAGGAGGGCTGGCACTGTCCCCGTGCTGGGCTAGGGACAGGCAGGCCGTGAGTCGGCGGGCCGTGTCCCACTGAGCCCTTGTGCCCCAGAGAAGCGGTGCCTGCTGGTGAAGGAGCTGCTGAGCCTCTCGCCCAGCCAGTGCAGCCACATGCTGCTCACTATGCCCCTCAGCCTGGCGGAGAAACGCATCCTCAGGTAGGGCCCCTTCCCTGAGCGCCTGCTGGGCAGGGCTCCCCCAGCCGGAGCTGTCCCGGGCCCTGTGGGACCCCTGACCCCCTCTCTCCTGGCAGGCGGCAGCTGAGCGGACAGAGGGGCCCCGTGAGGCAGCgcgcccagcactgggaccccttCTCACCCTGCGCGGGGTCCAGGGTCTGCGTTGGCCTCGTAAgtcaggcacagctctgcacagaggCTGGGAGGGCTCCGTGCCGGCTCCAGCCCCACCGCTCTCCCTTGTTGctctccccagggctgccgaGGTCTCTGGTacaggctcctgtccctgctccgcGCTGCCCAGCCCGGGCACTATGCCCTGAAGCAGATTGGTGGCCGCTTTGGCTCCAGTGTCCTGTCCTACTTCCTCTTCCTCAAGACACTCCTTATGTTGAACTTCTGTTCATTCTTCATCCTGCTGGCCTTCGTGGTGGTCCTGCAGGCCGTGTACCCTGCTGCATCAGTGAGCCCCCAGCCCTTcactgggctggagctgctcacagGAGCGGTAAGCGTGGCCCAGGCACCCCAGGCTGTGCCAAGCCTGGCGGGCAGCCCTGCTTTCCCACTGTAATGATAGTCCAGCTCTTGCCCTTGCCCAGCCTGGGCCCCAGGACTAGCAGTGCTGTGGATGCACAGAgtggtgctgccccagcccaaggctctgtgtccTGAGGCTGGCacacagtgccaggctgggcaggaagCTGTGAGCACTGCCAAGGTCACCGTGGGCCCCTCATGTGCTTTCCCACAGGGCCACTTCACTCACTCGCTGCTGTACTACGGCTACTACAGCAACGCCACCCTGAACGACCCCTGCACCTCCACTCCTGAGGGCAGCGtgtgccccctcccagcccccctGCTCCCCTACAACCTGCCACTGGCCTACCTGTTCAGTGTTGGGGCCTCCTTCCTTGTCACCTGCATCCTGCTGGTCTACAGGTGGGTCAGGGGCACCTGTGGCACTGCAGCCTTCCCCTTCAGCCAGCCCCCATCCCTGATGCCCTTCACCTCGCTGCAGCGTGTCCTGCTCCTTTCGGGAGAGCGTGAAGAGCGCCATAGGGGACTTGGCCATCAAGGTCTTCTGTGCCTGGGACTTCAAGGTGATCCAGAGGCGCTCGGTGAAGCTGCAGTGCGAGAACATCTGCACCCAGCTGAAGGTGGAGGAGCAAAGCACCCCAGagcccagcgttgctgtgctttGTCCGTCACCCCTCTGGgtcctgctgtgctgcagtgggacccagccctgctccagaccCGGGGGGAtttggcagctctgctctgctctctcgcAGGAGCTGCTGGCGGAGCGCCGCTCCCGCTGCCGCTCCCAGAGCCGCTGCCAGCGCCTGCGGCACggcctggtggtgctgctggcctggctgctggCGCTGGGCTGGGCGTCGGGCTGCGTGCTGGCTGTGCACTACCTCTTGGAGCACATGCACACGGTGAGTGCCCCCTCTCACCCGGGATCCCTGCCCTGGCCTTGGAGGAACAGGGCTGGGGTactgggagaggggcagggacagccccttgcagctctgctcctggcctgggcatcTGCTGCTCTCCCCAGGACACCACAGCTGGCTGCCAACAGCTGTGCGCTCAGCCAGTTCCTGCTCGCCAGGTTCAGCAGGAGCAGCAAGCACAGGGCAGTGGCAGATGGCAGCAAGAAGCCATTCTGCTGGTCCTGCCCCTTGTGGTGTCCCTCCTCAATGCCTTGATGCCCCATCTGTTCAACCTGCTGGCCATGTGGGAGAAGCAGGACTCCCCAGTGACACAGGTCTCCGTGGCCATCTTCAGGtgggctggctgggctctggtggagGGAGTGTTCTGCACCTGAGGCAGGCAAGGAGGCTTTGGGGCCAGGCACCCCATCTGTGGGGTTTGGCCCCTCCGTCCCCTGGGCTCAGGGACTTCTggcactgctcctgctccccaggaacCTCATCCTGAAGGTGGTGattctcagcctgctgtgctacCACTGGCTCAGCCGGAGCGTTATCTGCTCGACAGAGGAGGTGAGCACCACTGCCTCGGGGCCATGGAGGGCTGGGCTGAGCAcaaggagctggtggcatcttccctgTCAGATAtcaggaaggaattcttccctgtgagggtggtgaggctctggcataggttcccagagaggctgtgggtgccccatcctaTGAACTGTAaaaggccaggttgggcaggactcagagcaacctggtctagtggaagggtgtctctgcccatggcagggtgaggAGAGAGATGAGCTTTAGGgatcctcccagcccaaaccagtctgtggttCTATGCCATGCTTGATtgtctccccagtgctgggagacgtGTGTGGGGCAGGAGCTGTATCGCTTCATGGTGATGGATTTAATATTCACCCTGCTGGACACACTCTTCGGGGAGCTCATCTGGAGGTGAGAGACCCCAAGACATGTCCCCCCCATGTGCCATCCCTGCATGGCCCCAGCTCTCTGGTGCACCCAGGCTCTGCTGCCATCAGAGGGGGAAGGTGGGGTGTGAAGTGCCCCCAGGCAGCGTGGGGCAGAGTTCATTTCCACCCAGGCTGATTCTGGAGAAGAGGCTGAAGACAAAGCAGAGGCCGGAGTTTGACATCGCCCGAAATGTGCTGGAGCTGATCTATGGGCAGACCCTGACCTGGTGAGACGTTTCTGCCTGGCGTGGCTCCTTCCTCTGCTGGCAAATGCCTTGTGGTTCCCAGGGGCCCTGTgggtgctgtggctgtgcccaccactgtgcccctggggctcagaCCCAGGCAAGCTCGTCtttcccctgctcccaggctgggcgTTCTCTTCGCTCCGCTCCTGCCAGCTGTGCAGatgctgaagctgctgctgctgttctatATCAAAAAGGTGTGGTTCCCCACCCCCTGCAAGTCCCTGCGGGGGCACTGTGCCCTGtcagcctgtgctgcagcagtgccacacGGAGCAGCCTCGTCCCtgtggggctgagcacagccctggggacagcacggCCCGAGCTCATGGGCTGGCTCCCCGcgggcagcagggagggcacagctctCAGGAGCTGGCAGCCACGGGACGCTGCTCCCTCCCACAGACCAGCCTGCTGCGGAACTGCCAGTCCCCCAGCAAGCCCTGGCAGGCCTCACGCATGAGCACCGTGTTCATCACTCTGCTGTGCTTCCCCTCCTTCCTGGGTGCAGCTGCCTTCCTCTCCTACACCGTCTGGTCGTGAGTACCCACCAGGCCGCTGCCCAGGGCACGGAGCCCGGCTGCCTGGAGAAGGAGGGCTGGGGAGAGCATGGCCcctgtccctggcactgcccagctgcaggctgtgaagggctgccccaggcagggcaggtgcctccctccctgctgctggctggCCCCGCTCGCGTCCTGCGGCTGCTCCTGGTGCAGGGGCAGGGATGAGGACCCCCTTGTCCAGCCGGGGGTGCTGGGGACGGTGAGGCTGGGTCCCTGGAGGGCTGGACCCCTGAGACAggcagtgccctgctctgggggCAGCAGTTGCTTTAACAGCAGCTACAGCTGCCCGTTGCTCTGAACGCCCTGTTGGTCTGTTTGCTCAGGGTGCAGCCATCAGAAACCTGCGGCCCCTTCCGGGGGCTGGAAACCATCTACAAGTCAGGGAAGAGGTGGGTGCTAGTGCTGGAGCAGTCCAACCCCAACATCACCTGGTTTGCTTGGGTCTACCAGCACCTGTTGGAGAACACATGCCTACTGTTCTTCATGTCTGTGGCCCTGATGTGAGTATGGACCCGAGCCAAAGCTGAACCCCAGGCTCTCCCTTTGAGGGTCCTGCTgtcacagccctgagctggctggaGCCAAGGTGTCACTCCAGAGCCCTGTGCCCCATCCCAGTGCCAGGAGCAGCGTCCCTCAGCCTCCTGCCTGATGCCACCATCCCACCCTGCTGTCattacagagctgggatctaCTTCAACATCCAGGTGGTGAGAGGCCGCCAGAAGGTCATctgcctgctgcaggagcagattGCCAATGTGagcgctgccctgcccgtgcccgcTGCTTCACCGCCTgccgcagccccagcactgccagcgtGGGCTGtggccccagcagggcaggcactCAGCCCCCCGGTGCTGTCTCTGGTGTTGCAGGAAGGGAAGGATAAGCTGTTCCTCATGGAGAAGCTCCGCTCCGTGTACAAGTACAGAGGCAGGTGCTCCTGAGTGCCAGGTGAGGCCAGCAGGAAGGGcagtgggcaggggctgcaggcacccagagctcagccatgggcacacacgCTCCTCTGCCTGTCCCGAGGGATGCCTTTGTGTTACTGAGGCCCAGAGACAGGGAAGAGGATGGAGgcaggtgtgggacagggacccagGATCTTAGGGACTCTGTCCTCTTGGTGTCCACAGGAAGGAATGGGATGGAACAGACTCTGCTTGCAGCTGGGACTGAATCTGTGCATCACAACACAGCGCTGGAAGCTGGGGGACCATGGAGTGCTGGGGAAGATCCTCCTCTTGCCATGGCCAAGGACCTATTGGGAGGTGTCATTGGGAGTGCTGCatcccagggatgcaggagctcctgctgcctggagctgctgggatgcaGCAGGCACGGGACCCAGCCTGCCTACacaccccagggcacagcaggactGCCTCACCTCACAGCCCTGCTCCGTGGGGCTCACTACTTGCAGAGAACTGCCCTTCAGCTCTCCCTCCTGCCAGCGTGCCCTGGCTGCTCTCAGAATCCTCTGGGGACCATGAGCTTTCTCCACAACCACCTTCACCTGCCTAGG
Coding sequences within it:
- the SYNGR2 gene encoding synaptogyrin-2, with the translated sequence MEGGGGAYGAAKAGGAFDLVRFVQQPQVVARIVSAVFALIVFACLVGDGYTNLSEDPQLYCIFNHNEDACRYGIGIGVLAFLACIFFFMVDVYFPQISNATDRKYLVLADLGFSGLWTFLWFIGFCFLTNQWSWTRAEDVFLGADSARAAITFSFFSIFSWALLLTFAYKRYKMGVEDFAQSYADPSPGVPAPYSSYPNISHESYQQPPFTHTAEAPEGYQPPPVY
- the TMC6 gene encoding transmembrane channel-like protein 6 isoform X1; this translates as MSQPPSITLHVPEGSESHGQEPSPDNERALHTSFHQLILEQSSLIEAGLELEMQERTRESPAYLAVPDACAMAWPEPRQDEEHPSHSSASLQILASMPSRTIGRSLGAIISQYCNRTARLRRRSVRPPLQQLCRTARPSLRHYDLESDPSRATLQEKRCLLVKELLSLSPSQCSHMLLTMPLSLAEKRILRRQLSGQRGPVRQRAQHWDPFSPCAGSRVCVGLGCRGLWYRLLSLLRAAQPGHYALKQIGGRFGSSVLSYFLFLKTLLMLNFCSFFILLAFVVVLQAVYPAASVSPQPFTGLELLTGAGHFTHSLLYYGYYSNATLNDPCTSTPEGSVCPLPAPLLPYNLPLAYLFSVGASFLVTCILLVYSVSCSFRESVKSAIGDLAIKVFCAWDFKVIQRRSVKLQCENICTQLKELLAERRSRCRSQSRCQRLRHGLVVLLAWLLALGWASGCVLAVHYLLEHMHTDTTAGCQQLCAQPVPARQVQQEQQAQGSGRWQQEAILLVLPLVVSLLNALMPHLFNLLAMWEKQDSPVTQVSVAIFRNLILKVVILSLLCYHWLSRSVICSTEECWETCVGQELYRFMVMDLIFTLLDTLFGELIWRLILEKRLKTKQRPEFDIARNVLELIYGQTLTWLGVLFAPLLPAVQMLKLLLLFYIKKTSLLRNCQSPSKPWQASRMSTVFITLLCFPSFLGAAAFLSYTVWSVQPSETCGPFRGLETIYKSGKRWVLVLEQSNPNITWFAWVYQHLLENTCLLFFMSVALIAGIYFNIQVVRGRQKVICLLQEQIANEGKDKLFLMEKLRSVYKYRGRCS
- the TMC6 gene encoding transmembrane channel-like protein 6 isoform X2; the protein is MSQPPSITLHVPEGSESHGQEPSPDNERALHTSFHQLILEQSSLIEAGLELEMQERTRESPAYLAVPDACAMAWPEPRQDEEHPSHSSASLQILASMPSRTIGRSLGAIISQYCNRTARLRRRSVRPPLQQLCRTARPSLRHYDLESDPSRATLQEKRCLLVKELLSLSPSQCSHMLLTMPLSLAEKRILRRQLSGQRGPVRQRAQHWDPFSPCAGSRVCVGLGCRGLWYRLLSLLRAAQPGHYALKQIGGRFGSSVLSYFLFLKTLLMLNFCSFFILLAFVVVLQAVYPAASVSPQPFTGLELLTGAGHFTHSLLYYGYYSNATLNDPCTSTPEGSVCPLPAPLLPYNLPLAYLFSVGASFLVTCILLVYSVSCSFRESVKSAIGDLAIKVFCAWDFKVIQRRSVKLQCENICTQLKELLAERRSRCRSQSRCQRLRHGLVVLLAWLLALGWASGCVLAVHYLLEHMHTVQQEQQAQGSGRWQQEAILLVLPLVVSLLNALMPHLFNLLAMWEKQDSPVTQVSVAIFRNLILKVVILSLLCYHWLSRSVICSTEECWETCVGQELYRFMVMDLIFTLLDTLFGELIWRLILEKRLKTKQRPEFDIARNVLELIYGQTLTWLGVLFAPLLPAVQMLKLLLLFYIKKTSLLRNCQSPSKPWQASRMSTVFITLLCFPSFLGAAAFLSYTVWSVQPSETCGPFRGLETIYKSGKRWVLVLEQSNPNITWFAWVYQHLLENTCLLFFMSVALIAGIYFNIQVVRGRQKVICLLQEQIANEGKDKLFLMEKLRSVYKYRGRCS